atcaaaaatagagataaaatagttttcaaataggagaaaaatagatttaaaataggcactattttcgtaagggTTGCCTTTTTAATTTGTGGGCTATTTTTTAAATTCATATGTTGTTTGCCTCGCTGTTAACAATTTTGCCCCTTGTGTGGGCTTTGTTGCCTAGTTTTGGTTGGTTATATTATTCACCTGGCTTAGTCACATTTGCCCCCTTTTCGTGTGGGCTTTGTGGGCATTTTATTTCGTATGTTCTTTGCCCTTTTTTGTGAGCCTTGCAGGCTAtagtttggtttggttttttaTTTGCCCTgcttaataataatatcaataataataataataatattttacttCTATAGTGCTCACATCCATTACTTGTGCAAGGCGCTTTACAAAACTATCTCCAGGGCTCGCgactaacggtagccaactagccatATTTCCTGAATGCAGCATCTGGAGGTCACACAAGCtttcaaaaacttaaaaaatcGAATTTGTTCCAGAATTTGAATGCATATGATACCTATATAACAtggatgcctatgtttgcaacttagaaataaaattaagaTGAAACGAATTATTGTGTTCACGAGAAATCGTGAAACGGCATTTTGAAAAGAAGGATTGTTTTTCGACGGCGAGTTGCAAAGTTCTGTGAGAATTTCTCACGGAACCGAAAACTTTGATTTTCGTTGTTAAGCGACGcctatataattataacatagGTGCCAATGTTTGCAACATATGGAGTTTAggtggaacaaattattttgaaagaaaagaaagttcttCGAACGCGCCATTTCCGAACTTTAGACGGCGGTTCTGTGAGAAAAGGGAGCGAAAACTTTGCACTTGTCAGTTGTTCGTTTGAAGTATACAGCAAGCTACACAGGCTAGCATTTACTTGACTTGATGCGAAGATGGATATTAGAGTATATCTTGCGGGTGGAAAGGAAAAGAGGTGTGAAAAGAACACCGAAAAGATTCACAAGAGGCCCAATGAAGAAGGCAAAGTTcctcaataaaaataaatatgttCCTCAATAAAAAGGTACTGAAACTgattgacaggatgaaaatTAAAGAACTACAGTAAGAAGTTGGGTTCACAAGTCTGAGAGAATCTTGTGTTCACTTTACACTAACAAATGTCTgcgtctggctagtgaaaattttttttgggctagtggatcaaacctgtcactagccactgggctagcaagctggAAAGGTTAGTCTAGCGCCCTGTATCTCTAACACTACAATAATTGTGACCCTCCACAGGGTTTTAGCCACTTTGGTGCTGACACGCGCACGACACGTTCGCACGGCACGCTGAGCGTGTTAAAAACCGTGATATGCGTCTGCTTCTCTAGTAAAACACCGTGTTGGTTTGTAATCTTCTACCTGCCTGACACGAAAAAGCGTTGTATTGTTGACACGGTACCTTGACACGGACAAGCTTTAGTCGGAGTTCTTGACACGGTGGCATGACGCGGAAGAGCTTTCAGATATTGGCATGGTAGCTCATAGTTGAAGGTTAACACAGTGAGAGAATGCCTCTTTTTATTGACGTGAAAATCATCTCACACTTGGCTTTTGATCCCGGTTTGATGTGCTTGCAGCATATCTCAAGTTCATTATCGCTAAATTGTTGATATTCGAAAGAAAAGTTTTCGAAGTCTACAGTGCTGTGCAAAATTAAGGAAAGCAAATTTCGATGAAATTTGCTGAAATTGTGCTACATTTCGAAGAAAGCGAATTTTCGTCGATATTTCGATGCACCTATTGTTCACatatcattgaaattttgtGCCAACGTGCGAAATTTCGCTTGGCTTTTTGTTCCACGGACAACGAAATTTCGTTTGGGAAAGCGAAATTTCGCGCAACAGTTTATTTGGGGAGTGAAATTTCGTGGAACATTTCGTTTGTTGGAgtagaaatcaaactgaatgtgTTGCGTAGAACAATTTTCAAACGATCGAGTGTTCACTGAGATTTCTAAATATACACACATGCATtggattttaaaatggtttctaTCTATTTCAAAACAAGCAACCTTCCTGTTCACAGCCGGCAGCATTTACAGTAACAAACTGCATGCGGTCACGCACCGAGGAAACCCGGAGGTTTCTTTTCATACCATTATCcgtctctgattggctaataagaaAACATTATCCAATCAAAGACAAGCAAACGGCGCGACAGTTGCAAGCTGTCACACTGAAAATCGGCTACAATCCTTGGAGCTTTTTTCATATCATTTGCGGTCTAGCACTTTTCTTGTCCACCTTGTGGTCGACCGGTGTAGACTTGAAATCGGGAAACAAAATGGGTGATGGAGTCTGCACGCATCCACACTTTGATACCCCGTTTGATGGGCTTCATGGGCATATATTGTTTAAAACCCAATCGCCCCTTGAACTTGACAAGTCCTTCGTCAATTGCATTTTCTCTGCTTGGCATGTACTGGGCTGCAAAGGTCTCAGCAAGACGATCGATGAGCGGGCGAATATGATGCAACTTATCGTGGTTAACATCTTCGCGAGGCAAGGCAGTCAAAGAATCATTAAAATGTAGATAAGTGTTTATCTTAAGGTATCTGTTCCTCGACATAACATTCTGCACCTTTACATTAGCGAGAATTGGGTTCTTGGACCAGAAATGCCGCTCTGAAGGTAGAGAGTTTATTCCTTGAATAAACCTGATAGCGAAGAACGCTTTGATGTCGCTGTTGTTTACAGGCATCCAATCTTTATCAACAGTTCCTGATTGTTGCTGCTTCTGTCGTGCATTTCGATTTGTTTCATCGACGATAAGTTGTATTAAGTCCTCTGGAAAAACTAAGTTTAAAAAGTCGCCAGCAGTTGCTGTGGCTGGAAGAACAGTTGTAGGCCCGGTGGGTTTGTTAAAATCCGCAACAATAACAAAGTCAAGATCGTCGCTACAATCTTCTTCACCTCCGCTTTCAACCGAATTGCTGTCGCTTTCCTTGTCTTCAGTGAAACTTTCGTCAGCAGAAATATCACTTTCACCAGATATATCTGCTCTTGCAATATCGTTTGttgaaaagccaaaaaattcttcttcttcacTATCACTATCAAAAATATCACTGACCGACGCCTTAAAGTTTTCACTCACCAGACTTcgaatttcaaaaattcacaaaaattcgAACATGCGGTCTAGGGAGATGCTTTAAGCTCCCAAGGGACTATAAAGCCTTCCACAATTGGTGGATGCTTAGAAACCATAAGAATACAACTGAGGAGTTAATGGTGTGTAATGCAGTGGTCTAGATATTCTTATCCAGCTCCAGTACGGACTGTTCCAAAATTTCCAACTTTGGCAACTTTTCAAGCTTTAATTTTGTTACCTTGTAAAATATTACGTAAAACACTTTTGTTATCACTTTCTGTTTCTGTAAACTGTCAAACACATGCATATGTCCACAGCTTGTCACCTTGTGACCATGAGGGTTGCCAACATAATgcaatcaaactttttttcGCTGTGAACTAACTTTTCTTTCGTTTAACTGAAACAGTTTTGCTGGCAACTAAATCTAAAAACTAATAGGGACCACCTGGGCCCAAGAAATTTTTCCTGAAAGTTGAGTCCTGGTGCAGGATTTGAAATGAacagattacaaaaaaaaaaatttttcaaaaaaaaaaattcaacaataaaaaGGCTTTCAAAGCTATACCATAGACCTGGGtgggaggggggaggggtaCTCCTTGTATAGGGTTTTCCAGCCATTTTGCTCATAAATAGGCAGGtatcaattttggccatttttgttcTTAACGGGGTATGGTTTTAGCACTCTAGTCTTAATTAACTACTTTTTTCCTCATTATCATTGAGACCATCAACAAAAGCCCTTCATAACTTATGTTAAGAGAAACTCTGTCAGCTGCAACGGTCATAAACAGgtgtcaaatttttgtttaggtgataaatagggtaagggttttagGAGGTGGgacacacaaaaaaacacaaaacttttCTGGGAGTACCCCAAGCCCCCGGGATTGTAGAGAATAAAGTGAACATGTTTTTTGCCGGCCTTGATTGGTCCTTATTGGCCAAAACTGTGTGTAAAGTCTTCAGTATGGCTCAATGCCACAGGTCCTAAGGCTGgcaaaaaacatatatataaattgtaCTAAAATGGATGCTAAGCACATGACTCTTAAAGAAGAAAGTCAGGATTGTCAATGCCAATAAAAACCCTGCACTAAATTTACACACTCACCGAATTTTCACAAGCCTCTAAAGCGCAAGCCAGGTTTTAATTCGTCTCCAAAGAAGTCCAAAACGTGACATCGTACCACCGTTTTGTACAGTACTCAGTAGCCAAGCAACATTTTTGTGATGCTATTCCATCCAAGAGATTTTGCGGAAATGGCTTCCGACAAGGCTTTTTTTATATTACCACTCTGGGTTATGGCTGCTCTTGAGCTGTATTATTTGGAGCCAAACATGCTCCAAGTTACACCCTGAAACTGGCAGCACTGAAGATAGTGCAGTGgacaatcaattgaaaaaataaactttttgcTGATCTTGTGATGGATGCCAATAATCAGGGCAATTGCAGGTTTTTATGCTTCCTGCCAATTTCAAGTTGGACAAGAGGACATAAGCATGCCGAGTGGCTGCCAAGTGCTGCAGTCTCAAAATGCGGCCtccaaatgtttaattttggcTCATGCTGAAATGAATTTCTTCAGGATGGCAGGTACTTTGGTGAGTGGAAAAATTCAACGTCTATTTGCCATAGGTGGCAACAAAAAAGTAGGCTTTTTgtagtgaccttctcctttaaagtgccactatatGAAATTCTCTAGTTCTAATTTTTTTACATTATTTCATATACTTAATAGGTCTTTCCTAAGATATAGGcaataaatttcaaattaatttcaacTTGTGTagtatttttttgtcaaaatgacatcattttttcaaattctgaACCAAGACAAGGAACAAGGAAAATTTATTTAATGGCAGCCACAGAAACGTGAGGCTAGTGAAACCACATACGATTCACCgttactccgagtttcatgcttacgcactcatcagacagagtaacagtgaatcatgcGTTGGTTTCATCAGCCTCGCCTTTCTATTATTTTAATGGCAGCCATAAATTTATAGAAAGGTCCAAAAACAAGAGTTAATTTAAATGTTTGTTTATGGATTTGGCAGCATATATCTAGGAAAGATCTAGTgtgaacaaaaatgtaaaaaaatggatCATTTATATAGAATTAATTTTCATCATTATTATGTGGCAATTTTAAGTTACAAATCAACAGGTTTTTTAGCTTTGCGCATCCTCTTGCTCGTGACTGTTACAGGTTTAAAGATGTCTAAAGGTGTAAAGGATTCCTCAGGCACATTCACATATCCTCTGTGCCCAAGGTGTGATAACTGATTTGAAATTAGTACTGTTTTGTCTAGGTGGCACAGACAGTGTACGTGTAGAACTTGTGCCCACTAGTATGGATGGTGACAATGGGGCAGAGGGAGGGTGTGAACGTATGGGTGATGACGATAGCGAAGAAAGAATGAGCGAATGCATGGGTGGCGAAGCCAGGGCAGAAAGAGTTTGTGAGAGTATAGGTGGTGATGAAGGG
The nucleotide sequence above comes from Acropora muricata isolate sample 2 chromosome 12, ASM3666990v1, whole genome shotgun sequence. Encoded proteins:
- the LOC136893810 gene encoding piggyBac transposable element-derived protein 4-like, which produces MAGKPYTRSTPPPSHPGLCLVSENFKASVSDIFDSDSEEEEFFGFSTNDIARADISGESDISADESFTEDKESDSNSVESGGEEDCSDDLDFVIVADFNKPTGPTTVLPATATAGDFLNLVFPEDLIQLIVDETNRNARQKQQQSGTVDKDWMPVNNSDIKAFFAIRFIQGINSLPSERHFWSKNPILANVKVQNVMSRNRYLKINTYLHFNDSLTALPREDVNHDKLHHIRPLIDRLAETFAAQYMPSRENAIDEGLVKFKGRLGFKQYMPMKPIKRGIKVWMRADSITHFVSRFQVYTGRPQGGQEKC